A genome region from Mugil cephalus isolate CIBA_MC_2020 chromosome 13, CIBA_Mcephalus_1.1, whole genome shotgun sequence includes the following:
- the LOC125018499 gene encoding NACHT, LRR and PYD domains-containing protein 14-like: protein VKSGLKEKFQSVFEGIAKAGNSTLLNEIYTELYITEGGTAEVNDEHEVRQIETASRKPQRAETSIRQEDLFKASPGRHGPIRRVMTKGVAGIGKTVLTQKFTLDWAEDKANHDILFIFPLTFRELNVVKERKFSLVELVHHFFNETKEAGICSFEDFQVVFIFDGLDECRLPLDFHKTEILTDVTESTSVDVLLTNLIRGKLLPSARLWITTRPAAANQIPPECVDMVTEVRGFTDPQKEEYFRKRFRDEEQASSLISHIKTSRSLHIMCHIPVFCWITATVLEDVLETREGGELPKTLTGMYIHFLVVQAKVRMVKYDGGAETDPHWDKKSRKMIESLGKLAFDQLLKGNLIFYESDLTECGIDIRAASVYSGVFTQIFKEERGLYQDKVFCFVHLSVQEFLAAVYMIHCYTKRKTEELQDFLGGNYNNSPLDKFLNRVMIKSLESKNGHLDLLVRFLHGLSLESNQRLLGGLLGQTENSPGIIQRTINKLKKMNTDKISPDRSINIFHCLMEMNDLSVHQEIQEFLKSENRSENKLSEIHCSALAYMLQMSEEVLDELNLDQYRTSEEGRWRLIPAVRNCRKARLVLCGLSESHCEVVASALKSNPSHLKHLDLSLNKLEDSGVKHLSAGLESPNCKLETLRLRWCSLSKISCDSLVSALKSNHSHLKHLELRDNDLKDSGVKQLCGFLESPDCRLETLELWSCSLSEISCDSLGPALKSNPSHLKHLDLSYNNLKDSGVKQLCGFLESPDCRLETLGLTSCSLSEISCDSLVSALKSNPSHLKHLYLGGNNNLKDSGVKQLCGFLESPDCRLEALGLMSCSFSEISCDSLGPALKSNPSHLKHLDLSHNNLKDSGVKQLCGVLESPDCKLEDLRLRSCSLSEISCDSLVSALKSNPSHLKHLDLTNNKLKDSGVKQLCGFLESPDCRLENLELKSCSLSGISCDSLVSAVKSNPSHLKQLDLRFNNLKDSGVK from the exons gttaagtctggtctgaaggagaagttccagtctgtgtttgaggggattgctaaagctggaaactcaacccttctgaatgagatctacacagagctctacatcacagagggagggactgcagaggtcaatgatgaacatgaggtcagacagattgaaacagcatccaggaaacctcaaagagcagaaacaagcatcagacaagaagacctctttaaagcctcacctggaagacatggaccaatcagaagagtgatgacaaagggagtggctggcattgggaaaacagtcttaacacagaagttcactctggactgggctgaagacaaagccaaccacgacatcctcttcatatttccattgactttcagagagctgaatgtggtgaaagagagaaagttcagcttggtggaacttgttcatcacttcttcaatgaaaccaaagaagcaggaatctgcagctttgaagacttccaggttgtgttcatctttgacggtctggatgagtgtcgacttcctctggacttccacaagactgagatcctgactgatgttacagagtccacctcagtggatgtgctgctgacaaacctcatcagggggaaactgcttccctctgctcgcctctggataaccacacgacctgcagcagccaatcagatccctcctgagtgtgttgacatggtgacagaggtcagagggttcactgacccccagaaggaggagtacttcaggaagaggttcagagatgaggagcaggccagcagcctcatctcccacatcaagacatcacgaagcctccacatcatgtgtcacatcccagtcttctgctggatcactgctacagttctggaggatgtgttggaaaccagagagggaggagagctgcccaagaccctgactgggATGTACAtacacttcctggtggttcaggccaaagtcaggatggtcaagtatgatggaggagctgagacagatccacactgggataaaaagagcaggaagatgattgagtctctgggaaaactggcttttgatcagctgctgaaaggaaacctgatcttctatgaatcagacctgacagagtgtggcatcgatattagagcagcctcagtgtactcaggagtgttcacacagatctttaaagaggagagaggcctgtaccaggacaaggtgttctgcttcgtccatctgagtgttcaggagtttctggctgcagtctacatgatccactgttacaccaagaggaagacagaggagctgcaggacttcctgggaggaaactacaataactcacctctggataaGTTTCTGAACAGAGTTATGATTaaatccctggagagtaaaaatggtcatctggacctgttagttcgcttccttcatggcctctctctggagtccaaccagagactcttaggaggtctgctgggtcagacagagaacagtccaggaatcatccagagaaccatcaacaagctgaagaagatgaacactgataaaatttctcctgacagaagcatcaacatcttccactgtctgatggaaatgaacgacctctcagttcatcaggagatccaagagttcctgaagtcagagaacagatcagagaataaactctctgagatccactgctcagctctggcctacatgctgcagatgtcagaggaggttctggatgagttgaaCCTGGATCAGTACAGAACATCAGAGGAGGGACGATGGAGACTGATCCcggctgtgaggaactgcagaaaggctcg ACTTGTTctctgtggactctcagagagtcactgtgaagtcgtggcctcagctctgaagtccaacccctcccatctgaaacatctggatctgAGTCTCAACAaactggaggattcaggagtgaagcatctgtctgctggactggagagtccaaactgtaaactggagactctgag gttgaggtggtgcagtttgtcaaagatcagctgtgattctctggtctcagctctgaagtccaaccactcccatctgaaacatctggagctgagagacaacgacctgaaggattcaggagtgaagcagttgtgtggttttctggagagtccagactgtagactggagactctgga gttgtggagctgcagtttgtcagagatcagctgtgattctctgggaccagctctgaagtccaacccctcccatctgaaacatctggacctgagttacaacaacctgaaggattcaggagtgaagcagctgtgtggttttctggagagtccagactgtagactggagactctggg GTTGacgagctgcagtttgtcagagatcagctgtgattctctggtctcagctctgaagtccaacccctcccatctgaaacatctgtacCTGGGTggaaacaacaacctgaaggattcaggagtgaagcagctgtgtggttttctggagagtccagactgtagactggaggctctggg gttgatgagctgcagtttttcaGAGATCagttgtgattctctgggaccagctctgaagtccaacccctcccatctgaaacatctggacctgagtcacaacaacctgaaggattcaggtgtgaagcagctgtgtggtgttctggagagtccagattGTAAACTGGAGgatctgag gttgaggagctgcagtttgtcagagatcagctgtgattctctggtctcagctctgaagtccaacccctcccatctgaaacatctggacctgactaacaacaagctgaaggattcaggagtgaagcagctgtgtggttttctggagagtccagactgtagactggagaatctgga gttgaagagctgcagtttgtcagggatcagctgtgattctctggtctcagctgtgaagtccaacccctcccatctgaaacaacTGGACCTGAGattcaacaacctgaaggattcaggagtgaag
- the LOC125019014 gene encoding LOW QUALITY PROTEIN: uncharacterized protein K02A2.6-like (The sequence of the model RefSeq protein was modified relative to this genomic sequence to represent the inferred CDS: deleted 1 base in 1 codon; substituted 2 bases at 2 genomic stop codons) translates to METTDRDARQLRRMESDTGGAASVHEVKLQRARNCHRFCKHTPFPFAMKERVEIELKRLEEANIISPVKHNDWAAPIVPVVKKDQSLRLCGDYKVSVNQGLETDTYPLPRLEELLATLSGGKIFSEIDXAAAYQQVLLDDDSKKYTTINTQRGLFVYNRLPFGISSTPSIFQWIMENIMKDLPVVVFLDDLLIMGRSEEDHFHNLQRVLQRLQENGLRVKRSKCEFGKTQLEYLGLVLDKRGIRPSEEKVRAIQEAPAPTNVKELQAFLGLLNYYGRFLPQQSTVLAPMYRLLRGNVVWKWTEAEQSAFVKCKGLLMSGQVLAHYDPSLPLTLACDASAYGIGAVIQHTTANGEERPIAYASRTLSPAEKIYSQLDKETLELINGVKKFHQYLWGRHFTLVSDHRPLWTLFGEHKSLPTLAAARIQRWAIILSAYDYNIVYRKSEEHSIADGLSQQGCVLWGTRVIVPSKMRKAVLEEIHSGHQGIVKTKALAQNFVWWPNLDSDMEQMCKECETCQIKQKMPQHVPQNPWEFPGESXKRLHLDFAGPFLNSMFLIVVDAYTKWLEVFWMSQITSQATVSRLRRLFASYGLPEQIVTDNATSFTSEEFQTFVEQNGILHATSAPGHPATNGQAERYVQTFKTGMKRLANTTVNIDDRLSLFLLQYRTTPNCTTGQSPADLFLHRHVRTRIS, encoded by the exons ATGGAGACGACCGACAGGGACGCACGTCAGTTGAGAAGGATGGAGAGTGATACAGGTGGAGCTGCAAGCGTCCACGAGGTGAAGCTGCAAAGAGCCAGGAACTGTCACAG ATTCTGCAAACACACGCCCTTCCCATTTGCAATGAAGGAAAGAGTAGAGATAGAGCTCAAAAGGCTGGAGGAAGCTAATATTATATCTCCAGTAAAGCATAATGACTGGGCAGCACCGATAGTCCCGGTGGTAAAGAAGGATCAGTCACTTCGCCTCTGTGGTGATTATAAGGTGTCAGTTAATCAGGGACTTGAAACAGACACCTACCCCTTACCTCGCTTAGAAGAGCTTTTAGCTACCCTTAGTGGAGGTAAGATTTTCTCTGAGATTGATTGAGCAGCAGCTTATCAGCAAGTTTTGCTAGATGATGACTCCAAGAAATACACTACCATCAACACCCAAAGAGGGCTGTTTGTGTATAACAGACTTCCTTTTGGGATCAGTTCCACTCCCTCGATCTTCCAGTGGATTATGGAAAACATAATGAAAGACTTGCCTGTGGTAGTTTTCCTTGATGATCTTCTCATTATGGGACGTTCGGAGGAAGATCACTTCCACAACCTTCAGAGGGTCCTGCAACGCTTACAGGAAAATGGACTACGAGTGAAACGCTCAAAGTGTGAGTTTGGGAAAACTCAGCTCGAGTATTTGGGTCTCGTTCTGGACAAGCGTGGCATTCGCCCTTCAGAGGAAAAGGTGAGAGCAATACAAGAGGCCCCTGCACCGACCAATGTTAAGGAGCTACAAGCTTTCTTGGGTCTTTTGAACTATTATGGGAGATTTTTGCCCCAGCAGAGCACAGTGTTGGCACCAATGTACAGACTTCTCAGGGGAAATGTAGTTTGGAAATGGACTGAGGCAGAACAGTCTGCTTTTGTGAAGTGCAAAGGCCTGTTGATGAGTGGCCAGGTTTTAGCACACTATGATCCCAGTCTTCCACTCACTCTAGCATGCGATGCCTCTGCATATGGCATTGGAGCAGTGATCCAACACACCACAGCAAATGGGGAGGAGAGACCAATCGCTTATGCTTCCCGCACATTGTCTCCAGCAGAGAAAATATATTCTCAACTAGACAAGGAAACTCTTGAACTGATT AATGGTGTAAAGAAATTCCACCAGTATTTGTGGGGTAGACATTTTACATTAGTCTCTGACCATCGCCCCCTTTGGACACTTTTTGGCGAGCACAAGAGTCTACCTACATTGGCTGCTGCACGCATTCAGCGGTGGGCAATTATACTGTCAGCGTATGACTACAACATTGTCTATCGTAAGTCAGAAGAGCACAGTATTGCTGATGGACTCTCCC AGCAAGGTTGTGTCCTTTGGGGGACCAGAGTCATTGTACCCtcaaaaatgagaaaagcagTGTTAGAGGAAATTCACTCAGGGCACCAAGGTATAGTGAAGACTAAAGCTCTTGCTCAAAACTTTGTATGGTGGCCAAATCTTGACTCAGACATGGAGCAAATGTGTAAAGAATGTGAAACATGTCAGATTAAGCAAAAAATGCCTCAACACGTTCCACAAAACCCATGGGAGTTTCCAGGTGAGTCCTGAAAAAGACTTCATTTGGACTTTGCCGGACCTTTTCTGAACAGCATGTTCCTGATTGTGGTGGATGCTTATACAAAGTGGTTGGAAGTGTTTTGGATGTCACAAATCACTTCGCAGGCTACTGTATCAAGGCTGAGGAGACTGTTTGCCTCCTATGGATTGCCAGAGCAAATTGTTACAGACAACGCCACCAGTTTCACTTCTGAAGAGTTTCAGACCTTTGTCGAGCAGAATGGGATTCTGCACGCAACCAGTGCCCCTGGGCATCCAGCGACAAATGGTCAGGCCGAGAGATATGTCCAGACTTTTAAAACAGGTATGAAAAGGCTTGCCAACACAACTGTGAACATTGATGACAGACTGTCTCTGTTCTTGTTGCAATATCGGACGACACCAAACTGCACAACAGGACAGTCTCCAGCAGATCTGTTTTTACACAGGCATGTCCGTACCAGGATTTCCTGA